The Methanothrix soehngenii GP6 genome has a window encoding:
- a CDS encoding flavin reductase family protein, with protein sequence MDKMQIGQNFFIPMPVVLVGTQVSGIANFMAVGWCTRANATPPMLVCGIANHHYTPKGIAETKTFSVNIPSSELLDKTDYCGLVSGEKVDKSETFEIFYGSLKTAPMIRECPVSLECRLVQIVPLPTNSLYIGEIVGAYADGRVIKDGKPDFPEIDPLFLTMPDNRYWTLGKHAGDAWSAGKKLIQR encoded by the coding sequence ATGGATAAAATGCAGATCGGACAGAACTTTTTCATTCCGATGCCTGTGGTTCTTGTAGGGACGCAGGTTTCAGGAATCGCTAATTTCATGGCTGTTGGCTGGTGCACGCGGGCAAATGCAACTCCGCCTATGCTCGTCTGCGGGATTGCGAATCACCACTATACACCGAAAGGCATAGCAGAGACAAAGACCTTCTCAGTGAACATCCCATCATCGGAGCTTCTGGATAAGACCGATTACTGCGGGCTTGTGTCTGGAGAAAAGGTCGACAAATCGGAGACCTTCGAGATCTTCTACGGCTCGCTGAAGACCGCCCCGATGATCCGGGAATGCCCGGTCTCGCTTGAGTGCCGGCTCGTCCAGATCGTGCCCCTCCCAACCAACAGCCTCTACATCGGCGAGATAGTCGGTGCATATGCAGATGGCAGGGTAATCAAAGATGGAAAGCCTGATTTCCCGGAGATCGACCCGCTCTTCCTGACCATGCCCGACAACCGCTACTGGACGCTTGGGAAGCATGCCGGTGACGCGTGGAGCGCCGGAAAGAAGCTGATACAGCGATGA
- a CDS encoding nitroreductase family protein, whose product MTTILVDQDLCTRCGICSTVCIMGIIELADENSLPKTNDTNAGICIQCGHCEAHCPSHALILNDRPDEKVRLPEGAGNIAPDNMGYYLRKRRSVRHYTKDIVPKEKILELLDIARYAASAGNRQPVEWIVVHDQERVKKIAAMTIEWMRTLAGSNHPMSGYVPALIRGWESGSDVICRGAPHLLVATIPEEYPVAQTDAIIALTHFDLAAPAHGIGTCWAGFVAMAASSYKPLQKELSIPAGRRSAYAMIFGHPQHEIYGIPRRKPLVVAWL is encoded by the coding sequence ATGACAACCATACTGGTCGACCAGGATCTCTGCACTCGTTGCGGGATCTGCTCCACGGTCTGCATAATGGGCATAATCGAGCTTGCCGATGAGAACTCACTGCCGAAAACGAATGACACCAACGCTGGCATTTGCATCCAATGCGGGCACTGTGAAGCCCACTGCCCGTCGCATGCGCTAATCCTGAACGATCGCCCGGACGAAAAGGTGCGCCTGCCTGAGGGAGCAGGAAACATTGCACCTGATAATATGGGATACTACCTGAGGAAGCGGCGCTCTGTCCGGCACTATACGAAGGACATTGTGCCAAAAGAGAAGATCCTCGAACTCCTCGATATTGCCCGGTACGCCGCATCCGCGGGAAACAGACAGCCAGTGGAATGGATCGTTGTCCACGATCAGGAGAGGGTGAAGAAGATCGCTGCCATGACCATCGAATGGATGAGAACGCTCGCCGGCTCAAACCATCCCATGAGCGGCTACGTCCCGGCGCTCATTAGGGGATGGGAGAGCGGCAGCGATGTTATCTGTCGGGGCGCCCCGCACCTGCTCGTAGCCACCATACCGGAAGAATATCCAGTGGCCCAGACCGATGCCATCATTGCGCTCACCCACTTCGATCTCGCGGCGCCGGCACACGGGATTGGTACCTGCTGGGCCGGCTTTGTTGCGATGGCGGCATCATCGTACAAGCCGCTGCAAAAAGAGCTAAGTATCCCCGCCGGGCGGAGAAGCGCCTATGCGATGATATTCGGCCACCCGCAGCACGAGATCTACGGGATTCCGCGCCGCAAGCCACTCGTGGTTGCGTGGCTGTAG
- a CDS encoding carboxymuconolactone decarboxylase family protein produces MEAGIQVEETINRICPDLARYLIEYSFGEIYARDGLDNRTRELAVVAALTAMGTAAPQLKVHTHAALHVGCIPEEIREVIIQMCGYAGFPATLNAMKTLVEVLQETGQALPTDSLHAGSEGRYERGKNLLAMIAPEQERILKETYDPINPDIAKYVIAFGYGDIYARGLLSLRDRQVATIAALAAKGTAPSQLRFHIGGGFRAGLSEAEIVEIMLLISIYAGFPAALNGILATHEVAASMKENE; encoded by the coding sequence ATGGAAGCCGGAATCCAGGTCGAAGAGACCATCAACAGGATCTGCCCCGACCTTGCCCGGTACCTCATCGAATACTCGTTCGGCGAGATTTATGCTCGTGACGGACTCGACAACAGGACCCGAGAACTCGCGGTGGTTGCCGCCCTGACAGCCATGGGCACTGCAGCGCCTCAGCTGAAGGTCCACACCCATGCCGCACTTCATGTCGGCTGCATACCGGAGGAGATCCGCGAGGTCATCATTCAGATGTGCGGGTACGCTGGGTTCCCGGCAACACTGAACGCCATGAAGACGCTTGTCGAGGTCCTGCAGGAGACCGGCCAAGCGCTCCCGACGGATTCCCTTCACGCCGGATCCGAAGGGAGGTATGAAAGAGGGAAGAATCTGCTTGCCATGATTGCGCCTGAACAGGAACGCATCCTTAAGGAGACATACGACCCGATCAACCCGGACATCGCAAAATACGTCATTGCATTCGGGTATGGCGATATCTATGCACGGGGTCTCCTCTCCCTGCGGGACCGACAGGTCGCGACCATTGCAGCGCTTGCGGCAAAAGGGACGGCCCCATCGCAGCTCCGGTTTCATATTGGCGGCGGGTTCAGGGCAGGCCTCTCCGAGGCGGAGATCGTCGAGATAATGCTGCTCATCTCAATCTATGCCGGCTTTCCAGCCGCCTTGAACGGCATCCTCGCCACCCATGAGGTCGCCGCCTCAATGAAGGAAAATGAATGA
- a CDS encoding TetR/AcrR family transcriptional regulator, which translates to MTNDKEADERQSFIAEARREQIIEATIATLDEIGYVNASLAQIAKRAGISTPLISYHFSDKNDLINQTLTTLLSEANAYVTERLKEGSTAREKLRIFIEARLAYQGTHSKHNVALIEIVFNARTPDNVPYYKLSDDGEDPVVYALEQLLTEGQASGEFREFDIHAMASAIQGAIGEYLADQYLIAMVSLETYCAEIFEIFDRATKADRR; encoded by the coding sequence ATGACAAACGATAAAGAAGCAGACGAAAGGCAATCGTTCATTGCTGAGGCGAGGCGAGAGCAGATAATCGAGGCCACGATTGCCACTCTCGATGAGATCGGCTATGTAAACGCCAGCCTTGCGCAAATAGCCAAGAGAGCTGGAATCAGCACGCCCCTGATCTCATACCATTTCAGCGATAAAAACGACCTGATAAACCAGACTTTGACGACACTGCTCTCTGAGGCTAACGCGTATGTAACAGAGCGATTGAAAGAAGGAAGTACAGCGCGGGAGAAGCTGCGCATATTCATCGAGGCAAGGCTTGCATACCAGGGAACGCATTCCAAACATAACGTCGCCCTGATCGAGATCGTTTTCAATGCCAGGACGCCCGACAACGTTCCCTATTATAAGCTGTCCGATGATGGGGAGGACCCGGTTGTATATGCGCTTGAACAGCTCCTTACCGAAGGCCAGGCCAGCGGCGAGTTCCGCGAGTTCGATATCCATGCCATGGCCAGCGCTATCCAGGGGGCCATTGGCGAGTATCTGGCAGATCAGTACCTCATCGCCATGGTCAGCCTGGAGACCTACTGTGCCGAGATATTCGAGATATTTGACAGGGCAACCAAAGCGGATCGGAGGTAA
- a CDS encoding amidohydrolase family protein, translating to MSESFHLKRILLDAFAVVAILVAGCFICYNATLYTAGAAQEGYLALTNATVLEGEDLEPINRAEVLIKDGTIIEVGEEGKIDIPPGAKVLDLTSYTLMPGLIDMHVHLGPQTYKANEEPGILEMPKLVFDWVRFYPDTRRAFLENGVTTVRDLGNEHGWIMELRRHLRDGSLEGPRLFAAGPIFTTPGGHPVATFGVDPASDSVRLPSTTEEARRAVKELASGEDRADLIKVVQERGGPGRDLEPIAPEVLDAIVTEAHEQGLAVTAHWGTLEDLEDVLAAGVDGLEHVEARAVLDGWPEDVLDRLVEQNVPITPTLSVTDAVLPPQISSQLRLRVGELYAAGGWIVVGSDAPINGVPFGAGVHRELELLVDCGLTPQEALRAATIEAARALRTDSIGAIEPGRAADLLVVDGDPLQDIKDAQNVVMLFRDGRRVVDCQSRGQ from the coding sequence ATGAGCGAATCCTTTCACTTGAAGCGCATCTTGCTGGATGCATTTGCAGTAGTCGCGATCCTTGTTGCAGGCTGTTTTATCTGCTATAATGCAACGCTTTACACAGCCGGAGCGGCACAGGAGGGATACCTTGCCCTGACCAATGCGACTGTGCTGGAAGGAGAAGACTTAGAACCGATCAATAGGGCTGAGGTCCTCATTAAAGATGGCACGATAATTGAGGTCGGAGAAGAGGGCAAAATCGACATCCCACCTGGAGCAAAAGTTCTCGACCTGACCAGCTACACCCTGATGCCGGGCCTTATCGATATGCATGTGCATCTGGGACCGCAGACTTATAAAGCCAATGAAGAGCCGGGCATCCTGGAGATGCCAAAGCTGGTCTTCGACTGGGTGCGCTTCTACCCCGATACGCGGCGTGCATTTCTGGAGAACGGCGTCACCACCGTCCGGGACCTGGGGAACGAGCATGGCTGGATCATGGAGCTTCGCCGGCATCTTCGAGACGGTTCCCTGGAAGGGCCGCGCCTGTTTGCTGCCGGCCCCATATTCACGACGCCGGGCGGCCATCCAGTGGCTACCTTTGGAGTTGATCCGGCATCTGACTCAGTGCGACTTCCAAGCACCACGGAAGAAGCCCGCAGAGCAGTGAAGGAGCTCGCCAGCGGCGAAGATCGAGCAGACCTCATCAAGGTGGTTCAGGAGCGAGGCGGGCCTGGGCGCGACCTTGAACCAATAGCCCCCGAAGTCCTTGATGCTATTGTGACTGAGGCGCACGAGCAAGGCCTTGCCGTCACCGCCCATTGGGGCACCCTCGAAGACCTGGAGGACGTTCTCGCCGCCGGGGTTGACGGATTGGAGCATGTCGAAGCGAGGGCTGTTCTTGATGGCTGGCCAGAGGATGTCCTGGACAGACTGGTGGAACAAAACGTGCCAATTACGCCGACGCTGTCAGTCACAGACGCGGTACTTCCTCCACAGATCTCTTCGCAGCTCAGACTGCGAGTGGGAGAGCTTTATGCTGCAGGAGGTTGGATCGTTGTGGGAAGCGACGCGCCCATTAACGGCGTTCCCTTCGGCGCCGGCGTTCACCGCGAGCTGGAGCTGCTGGTGGATTGTGGACTCACCCCACAGGAGGCCCTGAGAGCTGCGACCATTGAGGCCGCCCGGGCACTGAGAACGGATAGCATCGGAGCTATTGAACCCGGGCGCGCTGCAGACCTGCTGGTAGTAGATGGCGACCCGCTCCAGGACATTAAGGATGCTCAAAATGTGGTCATGCTTTTCCGGGACGGGCGAAGGGTGGTTGACTGCCAAAGCAGAGGGCAGTGA
- a CDS encoding polyprenyl synthetase family protein: MEEELERRAALVTATIEKLLPVMHPRGLYEASRHLVDSGGKRLRPSMLLLAAEAAGGEALALAPAAVSIELVHNFTLIHDDIMDNADVRRGRPAVHKIWGQSGAILAGDTLYSKAFQVLGMTAASPERILGAMNMLSRTCTAICEGQWLDMEFESKDRVTENEYMEMIEKKTGVLYGASAGMGGLLAGASPEVVRALDEFGRLTGMGFQLQDDVIDLLTPEEVSGKRQGGDLIEGKKTLIMIHAFANDVVVPVFSKKDASAEEIFRSISILEGSGSIEYARSRAEEMVVQGKRALDVLPPSPAKETLLELADYMIRRRY; the protein is encoded by the coding sequence ATGGAGGAAGAGCTGGAGAGGCGTGCGGCTCTGGTAACGGCAACCATCGAAAAGCTGCTCCCAGTGATGCATCCGCGCGGCCTGTATGAGGCGAGCCGGCACCTGGTGGACTCCGGCGGGAAGAGGTTGAGGCCGTCGATGCTGCTACTTGCGGCTGAGGCTGCGGGTGGAGAGGCTCTCGCCCTGGCTCCGGCGGCGGTATCCATCGAATTGGTCCATAACTTCACTCTCATTCATGATGACATCATGGACAATGCCGATGTGCGTCGGGGGAGGCCTGCGGTGCATAAGATCTGGGGGCAGTCGGGAGCTATTCTGGCTGGCGATACCCTTTACTCCAAGGCCTTTCAGGTTTTGGGGATGACTGCGGCCAGCCCGGAGCGGATCTTAGGGGCGATGAATATGCTCTCCCGGACCTGCACGGCGATTTGCGAGGGCCAGTGGCTGGACATGGAGTTCGAATCTAAAGACCGGGTGACTGAGAACGAGTACATGGAGATGATCGAGAAGAAGACCGGTGTTCTCTATGGCGCTTCTGCAGGGATGGGGGGTCTCCTGGCCGGGGCATCGCCCGAGGTGGTCAGGGCGCTGGATGAGTTTGGCCGGCTGACAGGCATGGGATTTCAGCTCCAGGATGATGTCATCGATCTTTTGACCCCGGAGGAGGTCTCGGGAAAAAGGCAGGGCGGGGATCTGATCGAGGGTAAGAAGACATTGATCATGATCCATGCCTTTGCCAATGACGTAGTGGTGCCTGTCTTCAGCAAGAAGGATGCATCGGCAGAGGAGATCTTCCGGTCGATCTCCATTCTGGAAGGGAGCGGCTCGATTGAGTATGCCAGGTCCAGAGCAGAGGAGATGGTAGTACAGGGCAAGAGGGCTTTGGATGTTCTGCCTCCATCACCGGCCAAAGAGACGTTGCTCGAGCTGGCCGACTACATGATCCGCAGAAGGTACTAG
- a CDS encoding RNase J family beta-CASP ribonuclease codes for MKDIAIIAVGGYNEIGRNMTAIRIGKDIVVMDMGIRLDRVQIHEDTDVESLHAADLINIGAIPDDSIMENVDGKVRAIACTHGHLDHIGAISKLAHKYHAPIIASPFTADLINQEIKSEKIFGVNNPLKTMNAGERFQVTPDIDLEFVRVQHSIVDCVFAAIHTPKGIILYANDFKIDRSPTLGEPPDFARLRALGKEGVLALITETTNAAISGKTPSEQIAKDLVMDVLIGTEESRSGVMVTTFSSHIARIRAIIEAAHKMGRKPVLLGRSMEKYWGTAVRTGYAQQGEVSVFGRRKSVDKALKRIMSEGKDKYLPIMTGHQGEPGAILSRVANGETDFLVDSGDRVIFSAGIIPQPLNESNRHTVVTKLKMRGGRIYDNVHVSGHACREDHWELLRMINPEHVIPSHGTLRSHGSYLMMAEETGYSLGSNIHLVRNGQELLID; via the coding sequence ATGAAAGATATTGCGATAATCGCCGTCGGCGGCTATAATGAGATCGGCCGCAACATGACTGCGATAAGGATAGGAAAAGATATTGTAGTAATGGATATGGGGATCAGGCTGGATCGGGTGCAGATTCATGAGGATACCGATGTAGAGTCCCTGCATGCCGCAGACCTGATCAACATAGGCGCCATTCCCGATGACAGCATAATGGAGAACGTTGATGGAAAAGTCAGGGCCATCGCCTGCACTCATGGTCACCTCGATCATATCGGAGCCATATCCAAGCTGGCTCATAAGTACCATGCTCCGATAATTGCCTCTCCGTTTACGGCAGACCTGATAAATCAGGAGATCAAGTCGGAGAAGATCTTCGGGGTGAACAATCCCCTGAAGACCATGAACGCTGGAGAGCGTTTTCAGGTTACGCCGGATATCGATCTGGAGTTCGTGCGGGTACAGCACAGCATTGTGGACTGCGTGTTTGCCGCCATTCACACTCCCAAAGGGATTATTCTCTATGCCAATGACTTCAAGATCGATCGATCGCCGACATTGGGTGAGCCGCCAGACTTTGCCCGGCTGAGGGCCTTGGGAAAGGAGGGGGTGCTGGCTCTCATCACCGAGACCACCAATGCCGCCATCTCCGGAAAGACGCCGTCCGAGCAGATAGCCAAGGACCTGGTGATGGACGTTCTTATCGGCACAGAGGAATCCAGGTCTGGGGTCATGGTCACCACCTTCTCCTCCCATATCGCCCGGATCAGAGCGATAATCGAAGCAGCTCATAAGATGGGGAGAAAGCCGGTGCTCTTAGGCCGGTCCATGGAGAAGTACTGGGGTACGGCAGTGCGGACCGGTTATGCCCAGCAGGGGGAAGTCTCAGTCTTTGGAAGGAGAAAGTCGGTGGACAAGGCCCTGAAGAGGATCATGAGCGAAGGCAAGGACAAGTATCTGCCCATCATGACCGGCCATCAGGGTGAGCCGGGGGCGATATTGAGCCGGGTGGCCAATGGAGAGACCGACTTTCTGGTGGATTCCGGAGATCGAGTGATCTTCTCCGCAGGAATCATTCCCCAGCCTCTGAACGAGTCCAACCGCCATACTGTGGTGACCAAGCTAAAGATGAGAGGAGGCAGGATCTACGATAATGTGCATGTCTCCGGGCATGCCTGTCGGGAGGATCACTGGGAGCTGTTGCGGATGATCAATCCGGAGCATGTCATACCGAGCCACGGGACACTGAGGAGTCATGGCAGCTATCTGATGATGGCTGAGGAGACGGGCTACTCTCTGGGATCAAATATCCATCTAGTGAGGAACGGCCAGGAGCTTCTCATCGATTGA
- the fni gene encoding type 2 isopentenyl-diphosphate Delta-isomerase, which produces MTTSSRKLDHIRICLDNPVESEGVVARSFDDLVLVHKALPEIDEADIDTSCRFLGRKLSAPLMISAMTGGHPSVKEINVNLALAASELGIAMGVGSQRAALEEESLKDTFSAVRDAAPDIPIIGNIGAVQLKRSGPGILDQLAEMIDADAIAVHLNFLQESIQPEGDRDASGVVKVLGEAANGSVPIIVKETGAGISRETAASLADVGVKMIDVSGQGGLSWAGVETYRAAEIGDCDLEEMGRLFWSWGIPTPVSIVECRSIGLDVISSGGIRSGLDVAKSLSLGASLAGTALPMLKPATKDAKAVVRAMSPYLRALRICMFLTGCRRAGELKGVPLVVLGRTREWLGARGYDLNEFSAYRELTK; this is translated from the coding sequence TTGACCACCTCCAGTCGAAAGCTCGATCATATCAGAATCTGTCTGGACAATCCTGTGGAGTCTGAGGGAGTGGTGGCTAGGTCCTTTGATGATCTGGTGCTTGTCCATAAGGCTCTGCCGGAAATCGACGAGGCAGATATCGATACTTCCTGCCGGTTTTTGGGAAGAAAGCTATCAGCACCACTCATGATCAGTGCTATGACCGGAGGCCATCCCAGCGTCAAGGAGATCAACGTAAATCTAGCTCTGGCTGCATCCGAGCTTGGCATAGCCATGGGAGTGGGCTCGCAGAGGGCAGCTCTTGAGGAAGAGAGCCTGAAGGATACCTTCTCAGCGGTGCGGGATGCCGCTCCCGATATTCCGATCATCGGAAACATCGGCGCGGTGCAGCTGAAGCGGTCCGGACCCGGGATTTTGGATCAGCTGGCAGAGATGATAGATGCCGATGCTATCGCCGTTCATCTGAACTTCCTCCAGGAGAGCATTCAGCCGGAGGGGGATCGAGATGCCTCCGGGGTGGTCAAAGTGTTAGGAGAGGCAGCAAATGGATCAGTGCCCATAATCGTCAAGGAGACGGGGGCGGGCATATCCAGGGAGACGGCTGCCAGCCTGGCAGATGTGGGAGTCAAGATGATAGACGTATCCGGGCAGGGGGGCCTCTCCTGGGCCGGAGTTGAGACCTACCGGGCAGCTGAGATCGGCGATTGTGACCTGGAGGAGATGGGAAGGCTGTTTTGGAGCTGGGGAATTCCTACTCCTGTGAGCATCGTCGAGTGCCGATCTATCGGCCTGGACGTCATCTCCTCGGGAGGGATCCGGAGCGGCCTGGATGTTGCAAAGAGCCTCTCACTGGGGGCGAGCCTTGCCGGGACTGCCCTTCCCATGCTTAAACCGGCAACAAAAGATGCAAAAGCCGTGGTCAGAGCCATGAGCCCGTATCTGCGCGCTCTGAGGATCTGTATGTTCCTCACCGGTTGCAGAAGGGCTGGGGAGCTGAAAGGAGTCCCTCTTGTGGTTCTAGGAAGGACCAGAGAATGGCTTGGGGCCCGGGGTTATGATTTGAATGAGTTTTCTGCTTATAGAGAGTTGACAAAATGA
- a CDS encoding isopentenyl phosphate kinase produces the protein MVRVLKIGGSILTDKSCERGALPMEIERVAREVASRPHDLVLVHGAGSFGHIPARQYGLPQRFSPEGLRVTHESVVRLNRLVLEALAKAGVGALPVHPLSCLILSGGRIESFATEPIKKMLEDGIMPILHGDVAMDLTQRAGIVSGDQLVSHLARALKAEIVAVGCNVDGVLFSGRPMAEVKRSDLPLIEGAIGGSAGIDVTGGMKGKLDELLDLADMGMSSMIFNASKEGNIVRALRGEAIGTKVWRPD, from the coding sequence ATGGTTCGGGTCTTGAAGATCGGAGGAAGCATTCTGACCGATAAGAGCTGTGAGAGAGGCGCCCTGCCCATGGAGATTGAGCGGGTGGCCAGAGAGGTCGCCTCCAGGCCCCACGATCTGGTGCTGGTGCACGGAGCAGGGTCATTTGGACATATTCCTGCCAGACAATATGGCCTGCCACAGAGGTTCAGTCCGGAGGGCTTGAGGGTGACCCATGAGTCGGTGGTCAGACTGAACCGTCTGGTGCTCGAGGCCCTGGCCAAAGCAGGGGTCGGGGCCCTGCCCGTCCACCCCTTATCCTGCTTGATCCTGTCCGGAGGAAGAATAGAGAGCTTTGCCACTGAGCCGATAAAAAAGATGCTGGAGGATGGCATTATGCCCATATTGCATGGTGATGTGGCCATGGACTTGACTCAGAGGGCAGGGATAGTATCCGGGGACCAGTTGGTAAGCCATCTGGCCAGAGCTCTCAAGGCAGAGATTGTGGCCGTGGGCTGCAATGTGGATGGGGTACTGTTCTCTGGCCGTCCCATGGCAGAGGTCAAGAGATCGGATCTTCCGTTAATTGAGGGAGCCATCGGAGGAAGCGCAGGTATTGACGTCACCGGCGGGATGAAGGGAAAGCTGGATGAATTACTGGACCTGGCAGATATGGGCATGAGCTCAATGATATTCAATGCCTCCAAAGAGGGGAACATCGTGCGGGCTCTGCGGGGCGAGGCCATAGGGACCAAGGTCTGGAGGCCGGATTGA
- the mvk gene encoding mevalonate kinase codes for MTMASAPGKIILFGEHAVVSGTAALGGAIDLRARAIVQSLPGRILIETDDLSLRGFSLDLSTGEIRSASAAYATRYVSAVLKELGARDVRVMIESDIPPAAGLGSSASIVVATVAALNGHLGLELSQKEIAALSYRIEKEVQKGRGSPMDTALATYGGYQRIADDNQRLDLPPLEMVVGYTRLPHDTFSLVEKVQLLKERYPDLVGPIFQAIGAISERAAPLIREQRLKDLGELMDINHGLLEALGVGSRELSELVYAARNTGGALGAKLTGAGGGGCMIALPGMAGKDALLVALRQARGMAFAAMMGCEGVRLEVA; via the coding sequence ATGACGATGGCATCGGCTCCCGGCAAAATCATCCTCTTCGGAGAGCATGCCGTTGTCTCCGGCACTGCCGCATTGGGAGGAGCCATAGATCTGCGAGCTAGGGCTATTGTGCAGAGCCTGCCGGGAAGGATTTTGATAGAGACTGACGACCTTTCACTACGAGGTTTTTCTCTGGATCTCTCTACCGGGGAGATCAGGTCAGCCAGTGCGGCCTATGCTACCAGATATGTATCAGCTGTTTTAAAGGAGCTTGGTGCAAGGGATGTTAGGGTCATGATCGAGTCGGACATCCCGCCGGCAGCGGGTCTCGGATCATCGGCGTCCATAGTGGTTGCCACGGTAGCTGCTCTAAACGGTCACCTGGGCCTGGAATTATCACAAAAAGAGATTGCAGCTCTCTCCTACCGCATAGAGAAGGAGGTTCAAAAGGGGAGAGGCAGCCCCATGGATACTGCTCTGGCCACATATGGCGGCTACCAGAGGATTGCAGATGACAACCAGCGTCTCGATCTTCCACCTTTAGAGATGGTGGTGGGATACACCAGACTGCCTCATGATACCTTTTCCCTGGTGGAGAAGGTCCAGCTCTTAAAAGAGCGCTATCCAGACCTGGTGGGTCCCATATTCCAGGCCATAGGAGCCATATCCGAGAGGGCTGCTCCTCTGATCCGAGAGCAGAGACTGAAAGATCTGGGCGAGCTGATGGACATCAACCATGGCCTCTTGGAGGCCCTGGGGGTGGGCTCCAGAGAGCTGTCCGAGCTAGTCTATGCGGCGAGGAATACCGGAGGAGCCTTAGGGGCCAAGCTGACGGGAGCGGGAGGAGGAGGATGCATGATCGCCCTTCCCGGGATGGCCGGAAAGGATGCATTATTGGTGGCCTTGAGGCAGGCCAGAGGAATGGCATTTGCAGCTATGATGGGCTGTGAGGGCGTCCGGCTGGAGGTTGCGTGA
- a CDS encoding MEMO1 family protein, with protein sequence MRPPAVAGQFYPGSSAELRRQLDEFMPPVEEMPIVGGVVPHAGYVYSGRIAAMVYSRLPKRETYVILGPNHHGLGSPVALSRDSWRTALGVVTPDLELADLLTGSIIDHDEAAHQHEHSIEVQIPFLQKRFEDFKILAISMGMQDEETAVEVGEEIARAALKLGRKCTVIASSDFTHYEPREVARKVDSQVIEAILNMDIPQIYSRVYRFNASSCGIGPIAATIAASRLLGASSGKLLCYGTSGDVSGDYSQVVGYGAIVFT encoded by the coding sequence GTGAGGCCTCCAGCTGTTGCCGGCCAGTTCTACCCAGGTAGCTCAGCGGAGCTTAGGCGCCAGCTGGATGAATTTATGCCTCCTGTAGAGGAGATGCCAATAGTGGGCGGCGTGGTCCCCCATGCCGGATATGTCTATTCTGGCCGGATTGCCGCAATGGTCTACTCCCGCTTGCCAAAGAGAGAGACCTATGTGATCCTGGGGCCTAACCATCATGGCTTAGGATCTCCGGTAGCACTATCTCGCGATTCATGGAGAACTGCTCTGGGGGTGGTCACGCCAGACCTCGAGCTGGCCGATCTTCTGACCGGGAGCATCATCGACCATGATGAGGCCGCTCACCAGCATGAGCACTCAATTGAGGTGCAGATTCCATTTCTTCAGAAACGGTTTGAGGATTTCAAGATCCTCGCCATCTCCATGGGAATGCAGGATGAGGAGACGGCAGTAGAGGTGGGCGAGGAGATCGCCCGGGCGGCCTTGAAGCTTGGGCGAAAGTGCACCGTGATTGCTAGCAGCGATTTTACCCATTATGAGCCAAGGGAAGTGGCAAGAAAGGTGGATTCACAGGTCATTGAGGCCATCCTGAATATGGATATCCCCCAGATCTACTCCCGGGTCTACCGCTTTAATGCATCCTCATGTGGCATCGGACCGATTGCGGCAACCATTGCCGCCTCTCGCCTCTTGGGGGCCAGCAGCGGCAAGCTGCTCTGCTACGGCACAAGTGGGGACGTGAGCGGCGACTATAGCCAGGTAGTAGGATACGGAGCGATTGTCTTCACCTGA
- the rpsB gene encoding 30S ribosomal protein S2, whose protein sequence is MTVAGEYETLIPIDEYLAAGVHIGTQQKTNDMMPYIYRVRSDGLYVLDVQSTDKRIRLAAKFLSKYDPTNILIVSARQYGQRPALMFAKATGATANVGRFVPNTLTNPAFRGFIEPDVIIATDPSGDAQAVNEAVDVGIPVIALCDTNNMTSNVDLVIPTNNKGRKALTLIYWLLARQVLRESGQEDRFKYTISDFEMEF, encoded by the coding sequence ATGACGGTAGCGGGAGAATATGAGACTCTCATACCGATAGATGAGTACCTCGCCGCGGGCGTACATATTGGTACTCAGCAGAAGACAAATGATATGATGCCTTACATTTACCGGGTAAGGTCAGACGGGCTCTATGTCCTGGATGTTCAATCCACAGATAAGCGCATCCGCCTGGCCGCCAAGTTCCTGTCCAAATACGATCCGACAAATATTCTGATTGTATCCGCCAGGCAGTACGGCCAGAGGCCTGCCCTGATGTTCGCCAAGGCTACAGGAGCAACGGCAAATGTGGGACGCTTCGTGCCCAATACCCTGACCAATCCGGCCTTTCGGGGATTCATAGAGCCGGATGTGATCATTGCCACTGATCCCAGCGGGGACGCTCAGGCGGTAAATGAGGCGGTTGATGTGGGGATACCAGTGATCGCCCTGTGCGATACCAACAATATGACCTCAAATGTCGACCTGGTTATACCCACCAACAACAAGGGCAGAAAGGCTCTCACTCTGATCTACTGGCTCCTTGCTCGCCAGGTGCTGCGTGAGAGTGGACAAGAGGACCGGTTCAAGTACACTATCTCGGACTTCGAGATGGAGTTCTGA